The sequence TTGGCACCTTCGCCTCCGGGGCCACCTGCGTCTTGATCGCGCTGCCCACCAGAGGCTGGGTAATTGCGCTGCTGGTGTTGGGATACTTTATTGTCGTCCACATCATTGAAGGCGACATTATCGGACCGCGCATCATTGGCCGCGCGCTGGGGCTGCATCCGGTCATCGCTATCATCGCGTTGGTAGCAGGCACAGAACTCTTTGGCATCTGGGGCGCGATCTTTGCCGCGCCGCTGGCCGGATTGATCCTGGCTGTGCTGGTGGCGCTCTGGACCCAGTGGCATCGCCAGCATCCAGAAGAGTTTCTGCCGCCACAGGCCGACGAGGCCGAGGAGATGCCAGCGTTCGCCGAGACAGCGGATGAGACTGTTGGATAGCTTGCTGCCCAGAAGCCAGGCATCGGCCAGTGCTGTCAGAGATTGGTAAAGTCCATGCACGTGTTCTCCAAAGCGCTTCTGCCTATTTAGCAAAGAGCCAGGCTTTCCTTCTCAATGAGAGGATGTCTCCATATTCCAATGGACGGAGAAGCGACAAATAATCCGAGTAATTCCAAATCCTTGCACGAGCGAATGGAAGCTTTGCTCAAAGAGCATCGCTATGAAGAAGCACTGGAGGTTTCCCAGGAGGAAGAGAGACGTTTTCCCAACAGTGTAATTACCTGGGGTAACCGAGGAAGTATCCTTTGGTATCTGAAACGCTATCAAGAAGCCCTGGCAGCTTGTGAGCATGCCCTGACCCTGAGCCCGAATCATACCGGAGCGTGGATCAACAAAGGCATGGCCCTGGTTGCTTTGAAGCGGTATGAGGAGGCTCTCGCTGCCTATGAACATGCAATAATGCTTGACCCTCTTGCCGCCTCGGCCTGGGGGAAAAAGGCGGATACCCTCCGCCTCTTGCGTCGTTATGATGAGGCGTTGATGGCGGCAGAGCAGGCTCAGAGCCTGGCTCCCACCTTTGCCATTGCCTGGCTTGATAAAGGCAATGCGCTGGCAGGGCTTAAGCGGGATGAGGAGGCGCTTTCGGCTTACGAGCAGGCTGTGGCTCTTGATCCGAGAGATGCTCGCACCTGGGATGCTAAGGGCTTTGCACTCATCTCCCTGAAACGGTACGAAGAGGCAGTTGCGGCCTTTGATCAGGCAACAGCCCTTGATCTGCAA comes from Ktedonobacterales bacterium and encodes:
- a CDS encoding tetratricopeptide repeat protein, whose protein sequence is MDGEATNNPSNSKSLHERMEALLKEHRYEEALEVSQEEERRFPNSVITWGNRGSILWYLKRYQEALAACEHALTLSPNHTGAWINKGMALVALKRYEEALAAYEHAIMLDPLAASAWGKKADTLRLLRRYDEALMAAEQAQSLAPTFAIAWLDKGNALAGLKRDEEALSAYEQAVALDPRDARTWDAKGFALISLKRYEEAVAAFDQATALDLQDPRIWKSKGYALAEQKRYEEALSAYDQALALDPSDSSTWQSRSYVLRKWRGYKALWAAIRHVLSSRNRKERS